In the genome of Acidobacteriota bacterium, one region contains:
- a CDS encoding ROK family protein — MVSDSPLYLGIDLGGTTITSGLLDSSGNILTWENYPTRGQRGPQGVIAEMARRVLAMLEQNDIAPSQVERVGIASPGPLDFSSGRIVETPNLKWEDVPLRDMLSERLDLPVVLEGDAIAATYGEWWTGAARPYEDVVGLTLGTGVGGGVIIGNRVLHGFRGLAGHIGHMSIKVDGRLCGCGNPGCLEAYASATAIRQRTREAIEAGAESVLAQQLEHLDSRAVYQAAQEGDELARRIFDKTGYYLAVGINNIFNILNPQAVVIMGSVANAWDLLQPAMEKYLKDLAFSGIAQETKVLRGTLGDLAGLVGAAGRARGGQRDAH, encoded by the coding sequence ATGGTTAGCGACTCACCACTCTACCTCGGTATCGACCTGGGCGGGACGACCATCACCTCCGGCCTGCTCGACTCCTCGGGGAACATCCTGACGTGGGAAAACTATCCCACTCGAGGCCAGCGGGGGCCCCAAGGCGTCATCGCGGAGATGGCCCGGCGCGTGCTCGCCATGTTGGAGCAGAACGACATCGCTCCCTCCCAGGTGGAGCGGGTGGGAATCGCCTCTCCAGGTCCCCTCGACTTCTCCTCCGGACGCATCGTCGAAACTCCCAACCTGAAGTGGGAGGACGTCCCCCTCCGCGACATGCTGTCTGAGCGCCTCGACCTGCCCGTGGTGCTCGAAGGCGACGCCATCGCCGCCACCTACGGCGAGTGGTGGACGGGAGCCGCCCGTCCTTATGAAGACGTGGTGGGGCTGACTCTGGGCACCGGGGTGGGAGGCGGAGTGATTATCGGCAACAGAGTCCTGCACGGATTCAGGGGGCTGGCCGGCCATATAGGGCACATGTCGATCAAGGTGGACGGACGCCTATGCGGATGCGGCAATCCGGGCTGCCTGGAAGCCTACGCTTCCGCCACCGCCATCCGCCAGCGCACCCGCGAAGCCATCGAGGCGGGAGCCGAATCAGTGCTGGCTCAGCAACTCGAGCATCTCGACTCGCGGGCCGTTTACCAAGCCGCCCAGGAGGGCGATGAACTGGCCCGGCGGATTTTCGACAAGACCGGCTACTACCTGGCGGTCGGCATCAACAACATCTTCAACATCCTCAATCCCCAGGCCGTCGTCATCATGGGCTCGGTGGCCAACGCCTGGGACCTCCTTCAGCCCGCCATGGAGAAATATCTGAAGGACCTGGCCTTTTCGGGCATTGCCCAGGAAACCAAGGTCCTGCGCGGCACACTGGGCGACCTGGCGGGACTGGTGGGCGCCGCCGGACGGGCCCGCGGCGGGCAACGGGACGCTCACTGA
- a CDS encoding radical SAM protein produces MPDKDATLRVNEIFFSIQGESSYAGRPCSFVRLTGCNLRCVWCDTEYAFYEGREMGLEEIIAQVEGHGCRLVEVTGGEPLLQGNVHRLIERLLDSGKQVLVETGGGVDISSVHPQAVLIYDVKCPDSGMAAKNRWENLDLLRPQDEIKFVLASRRDYEWARQLVRQRGLAERHAIHFSPVWDGLPPALLADWILQDGLPVRMQLQVHKVLWGDVPGR; encoded by the coding sequence TTGCCTGATAAGGATGCGACGCTGCGCGTCAACGAGATTTTCTTCAGCATTCAGGGCGAGTCGAGCTATGCCGGACGCCCTTGCAGCTTCGTGCGTCTAACCGGCTGCAACCTGCGCTGCGTGTGGTGCGACACCGAGTATGCCTTCTATGAGGGACGCGAGATGGGGCTGGAGGAGATCATCGCTCAGGTTGAGGGCCACGGCTGCCGGCTGGTGGAAGTGACGGGAGGAGAACCGCTGCTGCAAGGCAACGTCCACCGGCTCATCGAGCGGCTGTTGGACTCGGGCAAGCAGGTGCTGGTGGAGACCGGCGGCGGAGTCGACATCTCCTCCGTCCATCCTCAGGCCGTGCTGATTTACGACGTCAAGTGCCCCGACAGCGGCATGGCCGCCAAGAACCGCTGGGAGAACCTCGATCTGCTGCGTCCTCAGGACGAGATCAAGTTCGTGCTGGCCTCGCGCCGCGACTATGAGTGGGCCCGCCAGTTGGTGCGCCAGCGGGGGCTGGCCGAGCGCCACGCCATCCATTTCTCGCCCGTCTGGGATGGATTGCCTCCCGCTCTTCTGGCCGACTGGATTCTCCAGGACGGCCTGCCGGTGCGGATGCAGTTGCAGGTGCACAAGGTGCTGTGGGGCGACGTGCCGGGACGCTAG